From Halobacterium sp. R2-5, the proteins below share one genomic window:
- a CDS encoding MoxR family ATPase, translating into MTDAHDTGAIADSRGDASGAMSVADASDLAGRVVENIETVIVDQRNAVEHVLTAVLGGGHILLEDVPGVGKTMLARSVARSFDGDFRRVQFTPDLLPTDVTGVNVFNEKTREFEFQPGPVFANVLLADEINRAPPKTQSSLLEAMEETQVTADGETRELPDPFVVVATQNAVERDRAYELPVAELDRFMKKLHLGYPGREQEIDVLDRAVGGHPIDDIEAVASVEDLRRARTATGEVAVARPVKEYVTALARYTRDHAALGVSPRGSISLLRAAQGRAVLDGRDYVVPDDVQTEAESVLAHRVRADAGGTLGGEPARSVVQRALDSVDPE; encoded by the coding sequence ATGACTGACGCACACGACACAGGAGCTATCGCCGACTCGCGAGGCGACGCATCGGGGGCGATGTCGGTCGCGGACGCGAGCGACCTCGCGGGCCGCGTCGTCGAGAACATCGAGACAGTCATCGTCGACCAGCGTAACGCCGTCGAGCACGTCCTGACCGCCGTCCTCGGCGGCGGCCACATTCTCTTAGAGGACGTCCCCGGCGTCGGGAAGACGATGCTCGCGCGGTCGGTGGCGCGCTCGTTCGACGGCGACTTCCGGCGCGTGCAGTTCACACCCGACCTGCTGCCGACGGACGTCACGGGCGTGAACGTGTTCAACGAGAAGACCCGGGAGTTCGAGTTCCAGCCCGGGCCCGTGTTCGCGAACGTACTGCTCGCCGACGAGATCAACCGCGCGCCCCCGAAGACCCAGTCGTCGCTGCTGGAGGCGATGGAGGAGACCCAAGTGACCGCGGACGGCGAGACGCGCGAGCTCCCGGACCCGTTCGTGGTGGTCGCGACCCAGAACGCCGTCGAGCGCGACCGCGCGTACGAGCTCCCGGTGGCGGAGCTCGACCGCTTCATGAAGAAGCTCCACCTCGGCTACCCGGGCCGCGAGCAGGAGATCGACGTGCTCGACCGCGCGGTCGGCGGCCACCCCATCGACGACATCGAGGCGGTGGCGTCCGTCGAGGATCTGCGCCGCGCGCGCACCGCGACCGGCGAGGTGGCGGTCGCCCGGCCGGTCAAGGAGTACGTCACGGCGCTGGCGCGGTACACCCGCGACCACGCCGCGCTCGGCGTCAGCCCCCGCGGCTCGATTTCGCTGTTGCGGGCGGCGCAGGGGCGGGCGGTCCTCGACGGCCGCGACTACGTGGTGCCCGACGACGTGCAGACGGAGGCCGAGTCGGTGCTCGCTCACCGCGTCCGCGCGGACGCTGGCGGGACGCTCGGCGGGGAGCCCGCGCGGTCGGTCGTCCAGCGAGCGCTCGACAGCGTCGACCCCGAGTGA
- a CDS encoding coenzyme F420-0:L-glutamate ligase, with protein MHAFAVPELPEVRAGDSLAALVAERADLEDGDVVCVASTVVSKAEGRTASLSDYPAGPRAREIADELSGITGEQKDPRFAQAVLEESVDLLMEAPFLLTETPFGHVGVNAGIDRSNTGGTDLLLLPERPTESAERIREGLDSDVAVVVTDTSGRPFRHGQRGVALGWAGMPASRDWRGETDRDGHELEVTVESVVDELAAAANLVSGEGDGGTPVVVVREFEFGDHDGSEQLYREVDGDFVRQALRGWEYARS; from the coding sequence ATGCACGCGTTCGCGGTGCCGGAGCTCCCGGAGGTCCGCGCGGGCGACAGCCTCGCGGCCCTCGTCGCGGAGCGCGCCGACCTGGAGGACGGCGACGTGGTCTGTGTCGCGAGCACGGTGGTCTCGAAGGCCGAGGGGCGGACGGCGTCGCTGTCGGACTACCCGGCGGGGCCGCGCGCCCGCGAGATCGCCGACGAGCTGAGCGGGATTACGGGCGAACAGAAGGACCCGCGGTTCGCGCAGGCCGTCCTGGAGGAGTCCGTCGACCTGTTGATGGAGGCCCCGTTCCTGCTGACGGAGACCCCGTTCGGCCACGTCGGCGTGAACGCCGGCATCGACCGGTCGAACACGGGCGGTACGGACCTCCTGTTGCTGCCCGAGCGGCCGACGGAGAGCGCCGAGCGCATCCGCGAGGGGCTGGATTCGGACGTCGCGGTCGTGGTGACCGACACGTCCGGGCGGCCGTTCCGGCACGGGCAGCGCGGCGTCGCGCTCGGCTGGGCGGGGATGCCGGCGTCCCGGGACTGGCGCGGGGAGACGGACCGCGACGGCCACGAACTCGAAGTGACCGTCGAGAGCGTGGTGGACGAGCTCGCGGCGGCGGCGAACCTCGTCTCGGGGGAGGGCGACGGCGGCACGCCCGTGGTCGTCGTGCGGGAGTTCGAGTTCGGCGACCACGACGGCAGCGAACAGCTGTACCGCGAGGTCGACGGGGACTTCGTGCGGCAGGCGCTCCGGGGGTGGGAGTATGCGCGGAGTTGA
- a CDS encoding 5,10-methylenetetrahydromethanopterin reductase: MRGVELTPEIPVGEVADLASRAEGAGFDTVFASCHYNNRDPVVALDRAAAATEEVRLGPGVANPYDTHPVKLASQVATLDEVSDGRAVLGLGAGDASTLRNLGVERDRPLRRVLEAMKVAQDLWAGERVDHDGTFVARDAGLNYEVGEVPVYVGAQGPHMLRMAGKHADGVLVNASHERDVSWAADRVAEGEDDRVVSGDPDVAAFASVSIAEDADAAVEAARPPVAFIASGAAPPVLERHGIDAERASDIGDAIEAGEFSKAFGQVTERMLEAFCIAGDPGDVAERLAALDEHVDSVVAASPLGPDREEAVGLLADAFDAAGV, encoded by the coding sequence ATGCGCGGAGTTGAGCTGACGCCCGAGATTCCCGTCGGGGAGGTCGCCGACCTCGCGTCGCGTGCGGAGGGCGCGGGCTTCGACACGGTGTTCGCGTCGTGTCACTACAACAACCGCGACCCGGTCGTCGCGCTCGACAGAGCGGCGGCAGCAACGGAGGAAGTCCGGCTGGGACCAGGCGTCGCGAACCCCTACGACACCCATCCCGTGAAGCTCGCGTCGCAGGTCGCGACCCTCGACGAGGTGAGCGACGGGCGCGCGGTCCTCGGACTGGGCGCCGGCGACGCGTCGACGCTGCGGAACCTCGGTGTGGAGCGCGACCGGCCGCTCCGGCGGGTACTGGAGGCGATGAAGGTCGCACAGGACCTGTGGGCGGGCGAGCGCGTCGACCACGACGGGACGTTCGTCGCGCGGGACGCCGGGTTGAACTACGAGGTCGGCGAAGTTCCGGTGTACGTGGGCGCGCAGGGCCCGCACATGCTCCGGATGGCGGGCAAGCACGCGGACGGCGTGCTGGTGAACGCGAGCCACGAGCGGGACGTGTCGTGGGCGGCCGACCGCGTCGCGGAGGGCGAGGACGACCGCGTGGTCTCCGGAGACCCGGACGTGGCGGCGTTCGCGTCGGTGTCGATCGCGGAGGACGCGGACGCGGCCGTGGAGGCGGCGCGGCCGCCGGTGGCGTTCATCGCGTCGGGGGCAGCGCCGCCCGTGCTGGAGCGCCACGGCATCGACGCGGAGCGTGCGAGCGACATCGGGGACGCCATCGAGGCGGGCGAGTTCTCGAAAGCGTTCGGACAGGTGACCGAGCGGATGCTGGAGGCGTTCTGCATCGCGGGCGACCCTGGCGACGTCGCCGAGCGGCTGGCGGCGCTCGACGAGCACGTCGACAGCGTGGTCGCGGCGTCGCCGCTCGGGCCGGACAGAGAAGAAGCGGTAGGGCTGCTCGCGGACGCGTTCGACGCCGCGGGCGTCTAG